Proteins encoded together in one Catalinimonas alkaloidigena window:
- a CDS encoding SDR family oxidoreductase: MNKVALITGGNSGIGFATAQRFIAEGAQVLITGRKANAVNEAVAQLGNNAVGLVSDTGKMADISQLAEAVRAHHDHLDVLFINAGVSLGVPITQVSEAQYDTQFDINVKGAYFTIQQLLPLMRDGSVIVLNASATVHRGFPGNSVYAATKAALVALARTLSAELLDRRIRVNAISPGPVTTPLYTKMGIREEHREATLHAYTNMVPVKRFGTPEEIASIATFLASDESSFIVGEEIIAGGGIGTL; the protein is encoded by the coding sequence ATGAATAAAGTCGCCCTGATTACGGGCGGCAACAGCGGCATCGGGTTTGCCACCGCTCAGCGATTCATAGCCGAAGGCGCACAGGTCCTCATCACGGGCCGAAAGGCGAACGCAGTCAACGAAGCCGTGGCGCAGCTTGGAAACAATGCCGTTGGCCTTGTGTCGGATACCGGAAAGATGGCGGACATTTCTCAACTGGCCGAGGCAGTTCGTGCGCATCACGACCACCTCGACGTGCTTTTCATCAACGCCGGAGTATCGCTCGGTGTGCCCATCACACAGGTGAGCGAAGCGCAGTACGATACGCAATTCGACATCAACGTGAAGGGGGCTTACTTCACGATCCAGCAGTTACTGCCGCTGATGCGCGACGGCAGCGTCATCGTGCTGAACGCATCGGCCACAGTGCATCGTGGTTTCCCCGGCAACTCGGTCTATGCCGCCACCAAAGCGGCGCTCGTGGCCCTGGCCCGAACGCTCTCGGCGGAGCTGCTCGACCGGCGCATCCGCGTCAATGCGATTAGTCCCGGCCCGGTGACAACCCCGCTGTACACCAAAATGGGGATTCGGGAAGAACACCGGGAAGCTACCCTGCATGCCTACACCAACATGGTGCCGGTGAAGCGTTTCGGCACGCCGGAGGAAATCGCGTCCATTGCCACGTTCCTCGCCTCTGATGAGTCCTCGTTCATCGTCGGGGAGGAGATCATCGCCGGGGGCGGCATCGGCACGTTGTAG
- a CDS encoding winged helix-turn-helix transcriptional regulator translates to MSNQRLLISDCPLSSAMSALGSKWKPIIVAVIRDRKVRFGQLAAVIDIVSRKVLTEQLRELEADGIVIREEFRELPPRVEYSLTPKGLDLLPILNLLEKWEKKHDVEPLPSRQTP, encoded by the coding sequence ATGAGCAATCAGCGCTTACTCATCAGCGATTGTCCGCTGTCCAGTGCCATGTCCGCACTGGGTTCTAAATGGAAACCGATCATCGTAGCGGTGATTCGGGACCGGAAAGTTCGCTTCGGGCAATTGGCCGCCGTGATCGACATCGTGTCCCGGAAAGTCTTGACAGAACAGCTGCGCGAACTGGAGGCGGACGGCATCGTGATCCGGGAAGAGTTCCGGGAACTGCCGCCCCGTGTGGAGTACAGCCTCACCCCGAAAGGACTAGACTTGCTGCCGATCCTGAACCTGTTGGAAAAGTGGGAGAAGAAGCACGACGTGGAGCCTCTGCCTTCTCGTCAGACGCCCTGA
- a CDS encoding putative quinol monooxygenase translates to MKLLKLGFFVLGFALWLTSCHEKGRAQGTVDTDAMMIRIAELTIDSTYLDEYLAILKEESAASVRVEPGVIAIYPMFEQENPTEIRILEIYASREAYEAHLQTPHFQHYKTTTLHMVKDLRLIEMAAIDEATMPQVFRKLNP, encoded by the coding sequence ATGAAATTGCTCAAATTAGGCTTCTTCGTGCTTGGCTTCGCCCTGTGGCTGACTTCCTGCCACGAGAAGGGACGAGCGCAAGGCACCGTTGACACAGATGCCATGATGATTCGGATTGCAGAACTTACCATCGATTCCACTTACCTCGACGAGTACCTCGCGATTCTGAAAGAGGAGTCCGCGGCCTCGGTCCGGGTGGAGCCGGGCGTGATCGCCATTTATCCGATGTTCGAGCAGGAAAACCCCACCGAAATCCGGATTCTGGAAATCTACGCCAGCAGAGAGGCGTACGAAGCGCATTTACAAACCCCCCACTTCCAGCATTACAAAACCACTACCCTGCATATGGTCAAGGACCTGCGCCTCATCGAGATGGCCGCCATCGACGAAGCGACCATGCCCCAGGTGTTCCGCAAGCTCAATCCCTAG
- a CDS encoding LytR/AlgR family response regulator transcription factor, translating into MIRCAIVDDEPLAREGLADYVAEIDFLHLVGVCKHPVELMNLMEREPVDLIYLDIQMPKLSGIDFLEMTPHPPLVIMTTAYPSYALEGFRLNVLDFLLKPITFDRFIRASQKAKDHARLLAREGAQHAPEPDYFFIKCENKYEKIYFRDILYIQGMQNYVQIFTEQGMYLTLLNLKDIEQNLTGQPFIRVHKSYIVSIPKVDSLETADIVVRSHRIPVSRNYRDQVLKQVVGNKLWRR; encoded by the coding sequence ATGATCCGTTGCGCGATTGTAGACGATGAACCGCTGGCGCGGGAAGGCTTGGCCGATTACGTGGCCGAGATCGACTTTCTGCACCTGGTCGGGGTGTGCAAACATCCAGTCGAGTTGATGAACCTGATGGAACGCGAACCGGTCGATCTGATTTACCTCGATATCCAGATGCCGAAATTGAGCGGTATCGACTTTTTAGAGATGACGCCCCACCCGCCGCTCGTGATCATGACGACCGCCTACCCGAGCTACGCGCTGGAAGGCTTCCGCCTGAACGTCCTCGACTTTCTGCTCAAACCCATCACGTTCGACCGCTTCATCCGGGCCTCGCAAAAGGCGAAAGATCACGCCCGGCTCCTTGCACGCGAAGGCGCTCAACATGCCCCGGAACCCGACTACTTCTTCATCAAGTGTGAGAACAAATACGAGAAGATCTACTTCCGCGACATCCTCTACATTCAGGGCATGCAGAACTACGTGCAGATCTTCACCGAACAGGGGATGTACCTCACGCTTCTCAACCTGAAGGACATCGAACAGAACCTGACCGGGCAGCCCTTCATCCGCGTCCACAAGTCGTACATCGTCAGCATTCCCAAGGTCGATTCCCTCGAAACCGCCGACATCGTGGTGCGTTCCCACCGCATCCCCGTCAGCCGCAACTACCGCGATCAGGTCCTGAAACAGGTGGTCGGCAATAAGTTATGGCGGCGGTAG
- a CDS encoding sensor histidine kinase has product MMRNLASDTTATLPASLRWVVDYKLYHLFFWGFYHFMWWSLAAGSPLEAVRSILELPHFVKYLSYVVFQALGVYFNLYVLMPRLLERGKLVTYLLALAALIFVVAGCIMAGYYLGAVCEGGTVSEVYHFDRNKLHLIYFQSPFSSTLAAMTLAMSIKLTKNWVQSKQHQQRLEKEKLETELKFLRAQFNPHFLFNTINSIFFLIHKNPDKASNSLAKFSDLLRYQLYECNEALIPLRKEIFYIENFIALEKLRLDDQVQVNYSLDSQATDHLLIAPFILMTFIENAFKHLSSEDETTNWIDIRLQLNGTHLTLHVANSVSCDRKREVVAYGGIGLPNIERRLTLLYPDQHRLDIRPHRDRFEVTLHLTLTETAASYKSVAIENWVEG; this is encoded by the coding sequence ATGATGAGGAACCTAGCGTCTGACACGACCGCCACCCTGCCGGCATCCCTCCGTTGGGTGGTGGATTACAAACTCTACCACCTGTTTTTCTGGGGCTTCTACCATTTTATGTGGTGGTCGCTCGCGGCGGGCAGTCCGCTGGAGGCGGTGCGGTCCATCCTGGAACTGCCCCACTTCGTGAAGTACCTCTCGTACGTCGTCTTTCAGGCGCTGGGTGTGTATTTCAACCTCTACGTGCTGATGCCGCGTCTGCTGGAGCGAGGGAAACTGGTGACCTATCTGCTGGCGCTGGCCGCGCTGATTTTCGTCGTGGCGGGCTGCATCATGGCGGGCTATTACCTCGGGGCGGTGTGCGAAGGAGGGACGGTTAGCGAGGTGTACCACTTCGATAGGAACAAGCTGCACCTGATCTATTTTCAGAGTCCGTTTTCGTCCACGCTGGCGGCCATGACGCTGGCGATGAGCATCAAACTCACCAAAAACTGGGTGCAGAGCAAACAACACCAGCAGCGGCTGGAAAAGGAAAAACTGGAAACCGAACTCAAATTTCTGCGGGCGCAGTTCAACCCGCATTTTCTGTTCAACACCATCAACTCCATCTTCTTTTTGATTCATAAAAATCCCGACAAAGCGTCCAACTCGCTGGCGAAATTCTCCGACCTGTTGCGCTACCAACTCTACGAATGCAACGAGGCGTTGATCCCGCTGCGGAAGGAGATTTTCTACATCGAGAACTTCATCGCGCTGGAAAAACTGCGGCTGGACGATCAGGTGCAGGTGAACTATTCACTCGATTCGCAGGCGACCGACCATCTTCTGATTGCACCGTTCATTCTGATGACGTTCATCGAGAACGCCTTCAAGCACCTGTCGAGCGAGGACGAAACGACCAACTGGATCGACATCCGTTTGCAGCTGAATGGGACACACCTGACGTTGCATGTGGCCAACAGCGTGTCGTGCGACCGAAAGCGGGAGGTGGTGGCGTACGGCGGCATCGGGCTGCCCAACATCGAACGACGGCTGACGCTGCTCTACCCCGACCAGCATCGGCTGGACATCCGTCCGCATCGGGATCGGTTCGAGGTGACCTTGCATTTGACGTTGACCGAAACGGCCGCTTCTTATAAATCAGTAGCCATCGAAAACTGGGTAGAAGGATGA
- a CDS encoding outer membrane beta-barrel protein produces the protein MRTDFMLLCLLSSVTLHGQASIDGTCLAADQSPLPYATVVLLHPDSTLAAGVVTDEAGAYHFASVPIGTYRLHISAVGHQSWTSEPFHVRSPGEHLAIGTSVLPEATVQLDGVVVRGEKPLFQREADRTVVNVSESLLSQGSNALQVLERAPGVTLDHRNQQFMLNGKSGVTVMLNGKLLRLPAADVMAMLRGLNADQLEKLEIIDAPSAQYDAEGSGGILNLVLKQEQDDGTHGSAAVSVGYGWGEKGTASVNLAHNRGATRLSGNYAVMHDRSFHQWFARSTQDMPTLGGALDVDFLNQNRRTQNSHNFRFGLEHDFTERTTLGGDLTYNQAHNPASVYSFAHYRSEPDSVLVMRSTVEGQNRWRNLDAHVYLDHQLNEGQRLTGEVDYLYYQNASPNQVHNAFSNREGVPVRPEGAAFRSELRGTSQTGMHIGVVKLDYVQPLNPRLLWQAGGKGTFSANATRAGLAHYEPQEGWLDEARTASRLQVRERIGAGYTSFQWQPRATTQLTAGLRYEYTDRHIRQADGITLRRQHNLFPSLLLSHQLADASRLNLSYTKRISRPTYNDLASYLVYTDPVSVFTGNPLLRPVITHALTLGVQVRGYAVSLGYSYDDRPIAQYQMTRNAEGTLMYVSPQNLAYQHNLTLQATLPLQLTPWWSATHTLIGSGRQFQLAHTEQPAQKIYGTFSFNGSHTFLLPARFALELSGWYHAAQYNGSVRVDGMGQMNAGLKKELGERGGTLQLTVTDLFKTLRITSYFGRVTEEVFSLQSEVYSRTESSLSRIFRLSYAYTFGRQGTPPKHQRPTGSEEERGRIRNE, from the coding sequence ATGCGAACCGACTTCATGCTCCTCTGCTTGTTGAGTTCCGTCACCCTCCACGGGCAAGCGTCCATCGACGGCACCTGCCTCGCGGCGGACCAGTCGCCACTACCCTACGCGACCGTTGTGCTGCTTCACCCCGACAGCACACTGGCGGCCGGGGTAGTCACCGACGAGGCGGGGGCGTATCACTTCGCGTCGGTACCGATCGGCACGTACCGACTCCACATCAGCGCCGTCGGGCATCAGTCCTGGACGTCGGAGCCGTTCCACGTTCGCTCTCCTGGCGAGCACCTTGCGATCGGCACGTCAGTACTGCCTGAAGCGACTGTACAACTCGACGGCGTGGTGGTGCGGGGCGAAAAGCCCCTGTTTCAGCGGGAAGCGGACCGCACCGTGGTGAACGTCAGCGAAAGTCTGCTGTCTCAGGGCAGCAACGCCTTGCAGGTGCTGGAACGTGCGCCGGGTGTGACCCTTGATCACCGCAACCAGCAGTTCATGCTGAACGGAAAAAGCGGAGTGACGGTGATGCTCAACGGAAAGCTTCTGCGCCTGCCCGCGGCGGACGTGATGGCAATGCTGCGCGGCCTGAACGCCGACCAGCTGGAAAAGCTGGAAATCATCGATGCCCCGTCGGCGCAATACGATGCGGAGGGCAGCGGGGGTATCCTCAACCTGGTACTCAAGCAAGAACAAGACGACGGTACCCACGGCTCCGCGGCGGTGTCGGTCGGTTACGGCTGGGGCGAAAAAGGGACCGCGAGCGTGAACCTGGCCCACAACCGGGGCGCTACCCGCCTGTCCGGGAATTATGCGGTTATGCACGACCGTTCCTTTCACCAGTGGTTCGCCCGCTCGACGCAAGACATGCCGACCCTCGGTGGTGCGCTCGACGTGGACTTCCTCAACCAGAACCGCCGTACGCAAAACAGCCACAACTTCCGCTTCGGGCTGGAGCATGACTTCACTGAACGCACCACGCTGGGCGGCGACCTGACCTACAACCAGGCCCACAATCCCGCGTCGGTCTACTCGTTTGCCCACTACCGCAGCGAGCCGGACTCCGTTTTGGTGATGCGGTCGACGGTCGAAGGACAGAACCGCTGGCGCAACTTGGACGCGCATGTGTACCTGGATCACCAACTAAACGAGGGCCAGCGGCTCACGGGAGAAGTGGATTACCTCTATTACCAGAACGCCAGCCCGAATCAGGTGCACAATGCGTTCTCGAACCGGGAAGGCGTGCCCGTGCGGCCCGAGGGCGCTGCGTTTCGGAGCGAGTTGCGCGGCACCAGCCAAACCGGGATGCACATCGGCGTCGTGAAACTGGATTACGTGCAGCCACTGAACCCGCGACTTCTGTGGCAGGCGGGCGGCAAGGGCACTTTTTCGGCCAACGCCACGCGGGCAGGGCTGGCCCATTACGAGCCGCAGGAAGGCTGGCTCGACGAAGCCCGCACGGCCAGTCGGTTGCAGGTGCGCGAGCGCATCGGGGCAGGCTACACCTCTTTTCAGTGGCAACCGCGCGCTACTACCCAACTCACCGCCGGACTACGCTACGAATATACCGACCGGCACATCCGGCAGGCCGACGGCATCACGTTGCGCCGACAACACAACCTGTTTCCGTCCCTTTTGCTGTCGCACCAGCTCGCCGATGCCTCTCGCCTCAACCTCTCCTACACCAAGCGGATCAGCCGCCCGACCTACAACGACCTCGCCTCCTACCTCGTCTATACCGATCCGGTGTCTGTTTTCACAGGCAATCCGCTGCTCCGGCCCGTCATTACCCACGCCCTGACGCTGGGGGTTCAGGTTCGGGGCTACGCGGTTTCCCTGGGCTACAGTTACGACGACCGGCCCATCGCTCAGTACCAGATGACGCGCAACGCGGAGGGCACGCTGATGTACGTCTCGCCCCAAAACCTGGCCTACCAGCACAACCTTACCTTGCAGGCCACGCTACCGCTGCAACTCACACCGTGGTGGAGCGCCACCCACACGCTCATCGGAAGCGGACGGCAGTTCCAGCTCGCCCACACCGAGCAACCCGCGCAGAAAATCTACGGGACGTTTTCGTTCAACGGCAGCCATACCTTCCTGCTCCCGGCCCGGTTCGCGTTGGAACTTTCCGGCTGGTACCATGCTGCGCAATACAACGGCTCCGTGCGCGTCGACGGCATGGGACAGATGAACGCGGGGCTGAAAAAAGAACTCGGGGAACGGGGCGGCACGCTCCAACTGACGGTGACCGACCTGTTCAAAACCCTGCGGATCACCTCCTACTTCGGCCGCGTCACCGAAGAGGTGTTTTCCCTCCAAAGTGAAGTGTACAGCCGCACCGAATCGTCCCTCTCGCGCATCTTCCGGCTGAGCTATGCCTACACCTTCGGCCGCCAGGGCACCCCGCCGAAACACCAGCGCCCCACCGGCTCGGAAGAAGAACGCGGCCGCATCCGGAACGAGTAA
- a CDS encoding DUF1801 domain-containing protein, with protein MSGLNLEVTEFLDTLHHPLRKEIELLREIILEAGSSLSENIKWNGPNYSVDDQDRITMRVHPPKQLQLIFHCGAKKQEQPKERIIQTDSNLITWKENDRAVVTFKNMFEIKNGKTDLSSIVNLWLLKTT; from the coding sequence ATGAGTGGATTAAACCTTGAAGTCACAGAATTTCTTGACACCCTACATCATCCTTTAAGAAAAGAGATTGAACTACTAAGAGAAATTATTTTAGAAGCAGGAAGCAGTTTGTCAGAAAACATAAAGTGGAATGGACCTAATTACAGTGTCGATGACCAAGACCGCATTACCATGAGGGTGCACCCCCCAAAGCAACTACAACTAATTTTTCATTGCGGAGCGAAAAAACAAGAACAACCCAAAGAAAGAATCATACAGACTGATTCCAATCTTATAACGTGGAAGGAAAACGACAGAGCCGTTGTCACATTTAAAAATATGTTCGAAATTAAAAATGGAAAAACAGACTTGTCATCAATTGTAAATTTGTGGCTTTTAAAAACGACATAA
- a CDS encoding class I SAM-dependent methyltransferase produces MTDTWLDRWNDRYRQKEFAYGTQPNEFLKEQLDQLKPGKILFGAEGEGRNAVYAAKLGWEVFAFDISVEGKNKALKLAKENKVSIDYQVGQLPDLNFEDGQFDALALIYAHFPPNLKSEYHQLLDRKLKKGGIVLVEAFGKNHLAYRNADPKIGGPADLETLLSTDELKSYFKKYEILQLEEKEVQLHEGLYHNGKGSVTRFVGRKE; encoded by the coding sequence ATGACAGACACATGGCTGGACAGATGGAACGACCGGTATCGGCAAAAGGAATTTGCCTATGGCACCCAACCGAATGAATTCCTAAAAGAACAACTCGATCAACTTAAACCTGGCAAAATCCTTTTTGGAGCGGAAGGCGAAGGCAGAAATGCAGTGTATGCCGCAAAACTCGGTTGGGAAGTTTTCGCCTTCGACATAAGCGTTGAAGGGAAAAACAAGGCCTTGAAACTTGCAAAGGAAAATAAGGTTTCGATTGATTATCAAGTTGGACAACTGCCCGACTTAAATTTCGAAGATGGCCAATTTGATGCCTTAGCGCTTATTTATGCGCATTTCCCGCCGAACCTCAAATCGGAATATCATCAATTGCTCGATCGAAAATTAAAAAAAGGCGGGATTGTACTAGTTGAGGCCTTTGGAAAAAATCACCTCGCGTATCGAAACGCGGACCCTAAAATTGGAGGACCTGCAGACCTGGAAACCTTGCTTTCAACGGACGAACTGAAATCGTACTTTAAAAAGTATGAAATTCTGCAACTGGAAGAAAAAGAAGTTCAATTGCACGAAGGGCTTTACCATAACGGAAAAGGCTCGGTAACCAGATTCGTCGGACGAAAAGAATGA
- a CDS encoding Crp/Fnr family transcriptional regulator: protein MKELVEYILQFGHLNTQQIDLVLSKAKKSALRKDEYFSEAGKIPRQVGFVVEGVVRGCYYTNQGEEITRCFISENNLVVDYVNFETNTVSSDYLQACTDCTLLVFSKEHWEDLSRIIVAWDNIKNKMVQLCMYQKSRKGPVISQDATTRYLAFLETHPSLINRIPLTYIASYLGVTQQSLSRIRKNLR from the coding sequence ATGAAAGAATTGGTAGAATATATTTTACAGTTTGGCCATCTCAATACACAGCAAATTGACCTTGTGTTAAGCAAAGCAAAAAAATCAGCCCTTCGAAAAGACGAATATTTTTCGGAGGCCGGAAAAATCCCCCGACAAGTCGGCTTTGTGGTGGAAGGCGTTGTTCGGGGTTGCTATTACACGAACCAAGGCGAGGAAATCACCCGTTGTTTTATTAGTGAAAACAACTTAGTGGTTGATTATGTCAATTTTGAGACGAACACGGTCTCTTCAGACTACTTACAAGCCTGTACCGACTGTACACTTTTAGTCTTTTCTAAAGAGCATTGGGAAGACCTTTCCCGCATCATTGTTGCTTGGGACAACATCAAAAACAAAATGGTGCAGCTCTGTATGTACCAGAAATCCAGAAAAGGACCGGTAATTTCGCAAGATGCGACGACGCGTTACCTGGCATTCCTCGAAACTCATCCCTCGCTCATCAACCGCATTCCCCTGACCTACATCGCTTCTTATCTAGGCGTTACCCAACAATCGTTAAGCCGGATACGCAAGAACCTCCGCTGA
- a CDS encoding SDR family oxidoreductase, producing the protein MKKALITGANKGIGFETARQLLQQGFYVYLGSRDIAKGLEAVETLRAERLTQVEFVALDVTDDNSVQAARRAIGQTTVSLDVLINNAGINGGSPYTALEANSSQFMATFDTNVIGAARVTQAFIDLLRKSPEPRIVNVSTSVGSLALQSDPNWPAYSVAKYAVYSASKAALNMYTIHLAYELRDTAFKVNAVCPGYTSTDFTFHHGGKVAVAGNRIVRYALIDQNGPSGKFFSEETNPETGTIPW; encoded by the coding sequence ATGAAAAAAGCGTTAATTACCGGAGCCAACAAAGGCATCGGTTTCGAAACAGCCAGGCAGCTCCTGCAACAGGGATTCTACGTCTACCTTGGAAGTCGTGATATAGCCAAGGGACTTGAGGCGGTTGAAACATTGAGAGCCGAAAGGCTGACCCAGGTGGAATTCGTAGCGCTAGACGTTACCGATGATAATTCGGTACAGGCAGCTCGCCGCGCAATCGGCCAAACAACCGTTTCCCTGGACGTGCTTATCAACAACGCTGGCATTAATGGAGGAAGTCCCTATACCGCTCTTGAAGCCAACTCCTCGCAATTTATGGCCACGTTCGACACTAATGTAATTGGGGCGGCACGCGTTACTCAGGCCTTCATTGATCTACTGCGCAAATCGCCGGAACCTAGAATTGTCAACGTAAGTACCAGCGTGGGCTCGCTTGCCTTACAAAGCGACCCGAACTGGCCCGCGTATAGCGTTGCAAAATATGCGGTTTACAGCGCATCAAAGGCCGCTTTGAATATGTACACCATTCATCTGGCTTATGAGTTGCGCGATACTGCCTTTAAAGTCAATGCAGTGTGTCCCGGGTATACAAGCACCGACTTCACGTTCCACCATGGAGGAAAAGTGGCGGTTGCAGGAAACCGGATTGTACGCTATGCATTGATTGATCAAAACGGCCCTAGTGGTAAATTCTTCAGCGAGGAAACCAACCCGGAAACAGGAACCATTCCGTGGTGA
- a CDS encoding TetR/AcrR family transcriptional regulator, with translation MRPQKVSDHDVLAALAETFRAKGYEGASLKELSEATGLQKASLYHRFPRGKQEMAEAVFAHLQEWVEEHVFRTLTHEGDPPTIRLKKGLSQIRILYKGGQEVCILRALSMQTGLELFEAQIQSGMHQWIAAFEKVGLALAFSPEEAKQKALQTLISLQGSLVVARGLNDPTLFEDTLRTIERTYIKT, from the coding sequence ATGAGACCACAAAAAGTATCGGACCACGACGTGTTGGCAGCCTTGGCGGAGACCTTTCGTGCTAAGGGATACGAAGGTGCGAGTTTGAAGGAACTGTCTGAAGCCACTGGCCTACAGAAGGCGAGTCTCTACCATCGGTTCCCCAGGGGGAAACAAGAGATGGCCGAAGCTGTTTTCGCCCACCTCCAGGAATGGGTGGAAGAACATGTGTTTCGAACGTTGACCCATGAAGGCGATCCCCCCACCATCCGATTAAAGAAAGGGCTATCTCAAATCAGAATCTTATACAAAGGCGGGCAAGAAGTGTGCATCCTGCGGGCCTTGTCCATGCAAACCGGTCTGGAATTGTTTGAGGCCCAGATACAGAGCGGTATGCATCAATGGATAGCTGCGTTTGAGAAAGTCGGTTTAGCGCTGGCGTTTTCGCCGGAAGAGGCGAAGCAAAAAGCATTACAAACCCTGATTTCTTTGCAGGGGAGCTTAGTGGTAGCGCGCGGCCTGAACGACCCAACTCTCTTCGAAGACACGTTACGCACGATTGAACGTACTTACATAAAGACGTAA
- a CDS encoding alpha/beta fold hydrolase — protein MNQIQYKTLNVNGVNIAYREAGNVENATILLLHGYPASSHQYRKVLTHLSDEFHLIAPDYPGFGNSDFPSPDEYTYTFDHLAATIQSFIALKGLTSYALMMQDYGAPIGFRIATAHPEQVTAIITQNGNAYEEGMGEAWQGIKDLWDHRNEQTEQALLPAFTLEGLKWQYTHGTRNPEHVNPDAWHLDYLRMLRPHAHQMNLDLWYDYQHNVSLYPQWQQYLRDHQPPLLVVWGKNDEYFPERGAQAYKKDVKQVNYHVYDTGHFALEEDGEAIIAQIRAFMKKHSNR, from the coding sequence ATGAACCAGATTCAATATAAGACCTTGAATGTCAACGGTGTGAACATCGCCTACCGTGAGGCGGGTAACGTCGAAAACGCCACGATTCTACTCCTACACGGCTACCCTGCCTCCTCACACCAATACCGAAAAGTGCTGACCCACCTTTCGGATGAGTTCCATTTAATAGCGCCCGATTACCCGGGCTTCGGTAACAGCGACTTTCCCTCGCCCGACGAATACACCTACACATTCGACCACCTGGCCGCCACGATCCAATCGTTCATAGCCTTGAAAGGCCTCACTTCGTATGCCCTCATGATGCAGGACTATGGCGCTCCCATTGGCTTTCGAATTGCGACGGCACATCCCGAACAAGTAACCGCCATCATCACGCAAAACGGCAATGCGTACGAAGAAGGCATGGGCGAGGCCTGGCAAGGAATCAAGGACCTGTGGGACCACCGAAATGAACAAACCGAACAAGCGCTGTTGCCCGCGTTCACACTGGAAGGTCTGAAATGGCAATACACACATGGCACCCGAAATCCCGAGCATGTCAATCCTGATGCCTGGCATTTGGATTACCTGCGCATGCTTCGGCCTCATGCCCATCAAATGAATTTAGACCTGTGGTACGACTACCAACACAACGTTTCCCTCTATCCCCAATGGCAACAGTACTTACGAGACCACCAGCCCCCTTTGCTGGTAGTTTGGGGGAAAAACGACGAATACTTCCCGGAACGCGGCGCTCAAGCCTACAAAAAAGATGTGAAGCAGGTGAACTACCATGTATATGATACAGGGCACTTTGCATTAGAGGAAGACGGAGAAGCGATCATCGCGCAGATCAGAGCGTTTATGAAAAAGCACTCAAATCGGTAG